A portion of the Streptomyces sp. NBC_01335 genome contains these proteins:
- a CDS encoding carbohydrate-binding module family 20 domain-containing protein, translated as MARRPLSAALALAAGVAALVVPAGVGAGTAQAAAPGTKDVTAVLFEWKFASVAQACTSTLGPAGYGFVQVSPPMEHIQGSQWWTSYQPVSYKIAGRLGDRTAFANMVTTCHNAGVKVVADTVINHMSAGSGTGTGGSSYTKYDYPGLYSVNDMNDCQSQISNYGDRANVQNCELVGLADLDTGEEYVRGKIAGYMNDLLSLGVDGFRIDAAKHMPAADLANIKSRLTNPNAYWKQEAIYGAGEAVQPSEYTGTGDVQEFRYARGLKQTFLNENLANLKNYGEGWGFMSSAQSAVFVDNHDTERGGDTLNYKAGASYTLANVFMLAYPYGSPDVHSGYEFSDVDAGPPNGGQVNACYTDGWKCQHAWPQISSMVAFRNTARGEAVTNWWDNGADQIAFGRGAKAYVAINHETSSLTRTFQTGLAAGSYCDVQTGNAVTVNSSGQFTATLGADTALALQVNARTCTGTGTGTGTDPGTGTTASGATFGVNATTSLGQNIYVTGNQSALGNWDPNSALKLDPATYPVWKLDVALPAGTSFAYKYLRKDAAGNVTWESGANRTATVPATGKTTLTSDVWRS; from the coding sequence ATGGCACGCAGACCGCTGTCCGCCGCTCTCGCCCTCGCGGCCGGAGTCGCCGCGCTGGTCGTCCCCGCAGGCGTCGGAGCCGGTACCGCCCAGGCCGCCGCCCCGGGCACCAAGGACGTCACCGCCGTCCTGTTCGAGTGGAAGTTCGCCTCCGTGGCGCAGGCGTGCACCAGCACCCTCGGCCCGGCGGGCTACGGCTTCGTCCAGGTCTCCCCGCCCATGGAGCACATCCAGGGCAGCCAGTGGTGGACCTCCTACCAGCCGGTCAGCTACAAGATCGCCGGCCGGCTCGGCGACCGCACCGCCTTCGCGAACATGGTCACCACCTGCCACAACGCCGGGGTGAAGGTCGTCGCCGACACCGTCATCAACCACATGTCGGCGGGCTCGGGCACCGGCACCGGCGGGTCCTCGTACACGAAGTACGACTACCCGGGCCTCTACTCGGTCAACGACATGAACGACTGCCAGTCGCAGATCAGCAACTACGGCGACCGCGCCAACGTCCAGAACTGCGAACTCGTGGGCCTCGCCGACCTGGACACCGGCGAGGAGTACGTACGCGGCAAGATAGCCGGGTACATGAACGACCTGCTCTCCCTCGGCGTCGACGGGTTCCGGATCGACGCGGCCAAGCACATGCCGGCCGCCGACCTCGCCAACATCAAGTCCCGGCTGACCAACCCGAACGCGTACTGGAAGCAGGAGGCCATCTACGGCGCGGGCGAGGCCGTCCAGCCCTCCGAGTACACCGGCACCGGCGACGTCCAGGAGTTCCGCTACGCCCGCGGCCTCAAGCAGACCTTCCTCAACGAGAACCTCGCCAACCTCAAGAACTACGGCGAGGGCTGGGGCTTCATGTCCTCCGCCCAGTCCGCGGTCTTCGTCGACAACCACGACACCGAGCGCGGCGGCGACACCCTCAACTACAAGGCGGGCGCCTCCTACACGCTGGCCAACGTCTTCATGCTCGCCTACCCGTACGGCTCCCCGGACGTGCACTCCGGCTACGAGTTCAGCGACGTCGACGCCGGACCGCCCAACGGCGGCCAGGTGAACGCCTGTTACACCGACGGCTGGAAGTGCCAGCATGCCTGGCCGCAGATCTCCTCCATGGTCGCCTTCCGCAACACCGCCCGCGGTGAGGCCGTCACCAACTGGTGGGACAACGGCGCCGACCAGATCGCCTTCGGGCGCGGCGCCAAGGCGTACGTCGCGATCAACCACGAGACCTCCTCGCTGACCCGGACCTTCCAGACCGGGCTGGCCGCCGGCTCCTACTGCGACGTGCAGACCGGCAACGCCGTGACGGTCAACTCCTCCGGTCAGTTCACCGCCACCCTCGGCGCCGACACCGCTCTCGCCCTGCAGGTCAACGCCCGCACCTGCACCGGTACGGGCACCGGGACCGGCACGGACCCCGGCACGGGCACCACCGCCTCCGGGGCGACCTTCGGCGTCAACGCCACCACCAGCCTCGGCCAGAACATCTACGTCACCGGCAACCAGTCGGCCCTCGGCAACTGGGACCCGAACAGCGCCCTCAAGCTCGACCCGGCCACGTACCCCGTCTGGAAGCTCGACGTGGCCCTGCCCGCCGGCACCTCCTTCGCGTACAAGTACCTCCGCAAGGACGCCGCCGGGAACGTCACCTGGGAGAGCGGCGCCAACCGCACCGCCACCGTGCCCGCCACCGGAAAGACCACGCTGACCAGCGACGTCTGGCGCAGCTGA
- a CDS encoding LacI family DNA-binding transcriptional regulator, protein MVDGVTVPAPRTGSALRLSDIAGQAAVSEATVSRVLNGKPGVADSTRQRVLAALDILGYERPVRLRRRSAGLIGLVTPELVNPIFPAFAQSVEQVLAGHGYTPVLCTQLPGGATEDELVEQLVERGVGGIVFLSGLHADLSADPSRYAELSERGVPFVLINGYNERISAPFVSPDDAAAVRMAVGHLAALGHRRIGLAVGPQRYVPSRRKRDGFLDVAVRTLGMTRDEAELLVCSTLFGVEGGQVAAGALLDQGCTGIVCGSDLMALGVVRAARGRGLEVPRDVSVVGFDDSQLIAFTDPPLTTVRQPVQAMAAAAVGALLEEIAGSPVQRTEYVFQPELVVRGSTAALRSARAVRGM, encoded by the coding sequence GTGGTGGACGGTGTGACCGTCCCCGCACCCCGGACGGGCTCGGCGCTGCGGCTCTCCGACATCGCCGGGCAGGCCGCGGTCAGCGAGGCCACCGTCAGCCGGGTGCTCAACGGCAAACCGGGAGTCGCCGACAGCACCCGGCAGCGGGTGCTGGCGGCGCTGGACATCCTCGGCTACGAACGTCCCGTGCGGCTGCGCCGGCGCAGCGCCGGGCTGATCGGGTTGGTGACACCTGAACTCGTCAACCCGATCTTCCCGGCCTTCGCGCAGTCCGTCGAGCAGGTCCTGGCCGGGCACGGCTACACCCCGGTGCTCTGCACCCAGCTGCCGGGCGGCGCCACCGAGGACGAGCTCGTCGAACAGCTCGTCGAGCGGGGCGTCGGCGGCATCGTGTTCCTGTCCGGGCTGCACGCCGACCTGTCGGCCGACCCGTCGCGGTACGCCGAACTCTCCGAGCGCGGCGTCCCGTTCGTCCTGATCAACGGGTACAACGAGCGCATCAGCGCCCCGTTCGTCTCGCCGGACGACGCCGCCGCCGTACGGATGGCCGTCGGCCACCTCGCCGCCCTCGGGCACCGCAGGATCGGCCTGGCGGTCGGACCGCAGCGTTACGTGCCCTCCCGCCGCAAGCGGGACGGGTTCCTCGACGTGGCGGTCCGCACCCTGGGGATGACCCGCGACGAGGCCGAACTTCTGGTCTGCTCGACGCTGTTCGGCGTGGAGGGCGGCCAGGTGGCGGCCGGTGCGCTGCTCGACCAGGGGTGCACGGGCATCGTCTGCGGCAGCGACCTGATGGCGCTGGGCGTGGTGCGCGCGGCCCGGGGGAGGGGCCTGGAGGTCCCGCGCGACGTCTCCGTGGTCGGCTTCGACGACTCGCAGCTGATCGCCTTCACCGACCCGCCGCTGACCACCGTGCGCCAGCCGGTGCAGGCGATGGCCGCCGCCGCGGTGGGTGCGCTGCTGGAGGAGATCGCCGGAAGTCCCGTACAGCGCACGGAGTACGTGTTCCAGCCGGAGCTGGTCGTACGCGGCTCGACCGCGGCGCTGCGCTCGGCCCGGGCGGTACGGGGGATGTGA
- a CDS encoding glycoside hydrolase family 13 protein, with protein sequence MTQHLAAPSTGTSDDAPDNRTGWWQDAVIYQVYPRSFADGNGDGMGDLAGVTARLPYLRDLGVDAVWLSPFYASPQADAGYDVADYRAIDPMFGSLLDADALIREAHALGLRIIVDLVPNHSSDQHEWFKRALAEGPGSALRERYHFRAGKGENGELPPNDWESIFGGPAWTRTTDADGTPGEWYLHLFAPEQPDFNWEHPAVADEFRSILRFWLDMGVDGFRVDVAHGLVKAEGLPDLGSHDQLKLLGNDVMPFFDQDGVHAIYRSWRTILDEYPGERIAVAEAWTPTVERTANYVRPDEMHQAFNFQYLSTDWDAGALRTVIDSSLAAMRPVGAPTTWVLSNHDVTRHATRFANEPGLGTQIRTPGDRETGLRRARAATLLMLALPGSAYVYQGEELGLPDVTDLPDEARQDPSFFRADGQDGYRDGCRVPIPWTRGGGSYGFGDGGSWLPQPEGWGELSIEAQTGVEGSTLELYRSAIAARRELPGLGAGTDVEWLDGPEGVLSFARPGFVCTVNTTGAPVRVTAPGTVLVSSAPVTVEGGSAEVPADTTVWWTV encoded by the coding sequence ATGACCCAGCACCTCGCTGCCCCCTCCACCGGCACGTCCGACGACGCCCCGGACAACCGCACCGGCTGGTGGCAGGATGCGGTGATCTACCAGGTCTATCCACGGAGCTTCGCCGACGGCAACGGCGACGGCATGGGCGATCTCGCGGGCGTCACCGCACGGCTCCCGTACCTCCGGGACCTCGGTGTCGACGCCGTCTGGCTGAGCCCCTTCTACGCCTCCCCCCAGGCCGACGCCGGTTACGACGTCGCCGACTACCGGGCCATCGACCCGATGTTCGGCTCCCTCCTGGACGCCGACGCCCTCATCCGCGAGGCCCACGCCCTGGGCCTGCGCATCATCGTCGACCTCGTCCCCAACCACTCCTCCGACCAGCACGAGTGGTTCAAGCGCGCGCTGGCCGAGGGCCCCGGCTCCGCCCTGCGCGAGCGCTACCACTTCCGCGCCGGCAAGGGCGAGAACGGCGAACTCCCGCCGAACGACTGGGAGTCCATCTTCGGCGGCCCGGCGTGGACCCGGACCACCGACGCGGACGGCACCCCCGGCGAGTGGTACCTCCACCTCTTCGCGCCCGAGCAGCCCGACTTCAACTGGGAGCACCCGGCCGTCGCCGACGAGTTCCGCTCGATCCTGCGCTTCTGGCTCGACATGGGCGTCGACGGCTTCCGCGTCGACGTCGCGCACGGCCTGGTCAAGGCCGAGGGCCTGCCCGACCTCGGCTCGCACGACCAGCTCAAGCTGCTCGGCAACGACGTCATGCCGTTCTTCGACCAGGACGGCGTGCACGCCATCTACCGCAGCTGGCGCACCATCCTCGACGAGTACCCGGGCGAGCGCATCGCCGTCGCCGAGGCGTGGACCCCGACCGTCGAGCGCACCGCCAACTACGTGCGCCCCGACGAGATGCACCAGGCGTTCAACTTCCAGTACCTGTCGACCGACTGGGACGCCGGCGCGCTGCGTACCGTCATCGACTCCTCGCTCGCCGCGATGCGTCCGGTCGGCGCCCCCACCACCTGGGTGCTCTCCAACCACGACGTCACCCGGCACGCCACCCGCTTCGCCAACGAGCCGGGCCTGGGTACCCAGATCCGCACCCCCGGCGACCGGGAGACGGGCCTGCGCCGCGCCCGTGCCGCGACCCTGCTGATGCTGGCGCTGCCCGGCTCCGCCTACGTCTACCAGGGCGAGGAGCTCGGCCTGCCGGACGTCACCGACCTGCCCGACGAGGCCCGCCAGGACCCGTCGTTCTTCCGTGCCGACGGCCAGGACGGCTACCGCGACGGCTGCCGCGTCCCGATCCCGTGGACCCGCGGGGGCGGCAGCTACGGCTTCGGCGACGGCGGCAGCTGGCTCCCGCAGCCCGAGGGCTGGGGCGAGCTGTCCATCGAGGCGCAGACCGGCGTGGAGGGTTCCACCCTGGAGCTGTACCGCTCCGCCATCGCGGCCCGCCGCGAGCTGCCGGGGCTCGGCGCCGGTACGGACGTGGAGTGGCTGGACGGCCCCGAGGGCGTCCTCTCCTTCGCCCGCCCCGGCTTCGTCTGCACCGTCAACACGACCGGCGCCCCGGTGCGGGTCACCGCGCCCGGCACGGTGCTGGTCTCCAGCGCCCCGGTCACCGTCGAGGGCGGCTCGGCCGAGGTTCCCGCCGACACCACGGTGTGGTGGACGGTGTGA
- a CDS encoding sugar ABC transporter permease: MVTTLTPARPARAPRLRGQRSPLASVALHVTLIIASVIAVFPVLWVLLTSLKPAKYATTTDFFKETTFVNYTNLIKDTEFLTWFGNSVLVAGLSTLLGVFVSATTGYAVSRFRFPGKRGLMWTLLVTQMFPVAVLIVPIYNIMATLGLLNQPAGLVITYLTISVPFCAWMMKGFFDTIPREIDESGQVDGLTPFGTFWRLILPLAKPGLAVTAFYSFITAWGEVAYASAFMVGDENLTLAGGLQKFVNQYGAQWGPMTAASVLIAIPAALVFLFAQKHLVTGMSAGAVKG; this comes from the coding sequence CTGGTGACCACCCTCACCCCCGCCCGGCCGGCGCGCGCCCCGCGTCTGCGCGGACAGCGCTCGCCGCTCGCCTCCGTGGCGCTGCACGTCACGCTGATCATCGCCTCGGTGATCGCGGTCTTCCCGGTGCTCTGGGTCCTGCTGACCTCGCTGAAGCCGGCCAAGTACGCGACGACGACGGACTTCTTCAAGGAGACGACGTTCGTCAACTACACCAACCTGATCAAGGACACCGAGTTCCTGACCTGGTTCGGCAACTCGGTGCTCGTCGCGGGGCTCTCCACGCTCCTCGGCGTCTTCGTCTCCGCGACCACCGGGTACGCCGTCAGCCGGTTCCGCTTCCCCGGCAAGCGCGGCCTGATGTGGACCCTGCTGGTCACGCAGATGTTCCCGGTCGCCGTGCTGATCGTGCCGATCTACAACATCATGGCGACCCTCGGACTGCTCAACCAGCCCGCCGGCCTCGTGATCACCTACCTCACCATCTCGGTGCCGTTCTGCGCCTGGATGATGAAGGGCTTCTTCGACACGATCCCGCGCGAGATCGACGAGTCCGGACAGGTCGACGGCCTCACCCCGTTCGGCACGTTCTGGCGGCTCATCCTGCCGCTGGCCAAGCCCGGCCTCGCGGTCACCGCGTTCTACTCCTTCATCACCGCCTGGGGCGAGGTCGCGTACGCCTCCGCGTTCATGGTCGGTGACGAGAACCTCACGCTCGCCGGCGGACTGCAGAAGTTCGTCAACCAGTACGGAGCCCAGTGGGGCCCCATGACCGCCGCGTCGGTCCTCATCGCCATCCCGGCGGCCCTGGTCTTCCTGTTCGCGCAGAAGCACCTGGTCACCGGAATGTCGGCCGGAGCAGTCAAGGGCTGA
- a CDS encoding carbohydrate ABC transporter permease has translation MAVHTSQSVAKAAGDDVARGRSRATGTPTPSKLRRSLSTHWYAWVMVAPVVVVIGVIIGYPLVRGIWLSLTDANERNVARSIGVNEIPATYKFVGLDNYKDALTGGEFMSTLGWTLVWTIACVSITFCLGMALANILNRRIAGRSAYRMALILPWAVPGFVSVFAWRFLYNEDRGILNAMLGGVGIDGIPWLNDPTWAKFSVIAVNVWLGVPFMMVALLGGLQSIPAEQYEAAEMDGATAWQRFRHITVPGLAPVSTTVVLLSTIWTFNMFPVIFLLTRGGPGESTQILVTQAYKFSFEISPRDYAQSSTWGVLILVLLMLFAAVYRRVLRKQGDAW, from the coding sequence ATGGCTGTCCACACCAGCCAGTCGGTGGCGAAGGCCGCGGGCGACGACGTCGCCCGCGGCCGGAGCCGCGCTACTGGCACCCCCACGCCGAGCAAGCTCCGGCGCTCCCTGTCCACGCACTGGTACGCCTGGGTCATGGTGGCCCCGGTGGTCGTCGTCATCGGCGTGATCATCGGCTACCCGCTGGTCCGCGGCATCTGGCTGTCGCTGACCGACGCCAACGAGCGCAACGTGGCGCGTTCCATCGGCGTCAACGAGATTCCCGCGACCTACAAGTTCGTCGGTCTCGACAACTACAAGGACGCGCTCACCGGCGGCGAGTTCATGTCCACGCTCGGCTGGACCCTGGTGTGGACGATCGCCTGCGTGAGCATCACGTTCTGCCTCGGCATGGCGCTCGCCAACATCCTGAACCGGCGCATCGCCGGCCGCTCCGCCTACCGCATGGCCCTGATCCTTCCCTGGGCCGTACCGGGCTTCGTCTCCGTCTTCGCCTGGCGCTTCCTCTACAACGAGGACCGCGGCATCCTCAACGCGATGCTCGGCGGTGTCGGCATCGACGGCATCCCGTGGCTGAACGACCCCACCTGGGCGAAGTTCTCCGTGATCGCCGTCAACGTCTGGCTCGGCGTCCCCTTCATGATGGTCGCCCTGCTCGGCGGTCTGCAGTCCATACCCGCGGAGCAGTACGAAGCCGCCGAGATGGACGGCGCCACCGCCTGGCAGCGCTTCCGGCACATCACCGTGCCCGGGCTCGCCCCGGTCTCCACGACGGTGGTCCTGCTCTCCACCATCTGGACCTTCAACATGTTCCCGGTGATCTTCCTGCTCACGCGGGGCGGTCCCGGTGAGTCGACGCAGATCCTCGTCACCCAGGCGTACAAGTTCTCCTTCGAGATCAGCCCGCGCGACTACGCACAGTCCTCCACGTGGGGCGTGCTGATCCTCGTCCTCCTCATGCTCTTCGCCGCGGTCTACCGGCGAGTGCTCCGCAAGCAGGGAGATGCCTGGTGA
- a CDS encoding extracellular solute-binding protein, with protein MRRGITATVLVAALALAATACGSDDKSGSSSKSSGELSGTVTWWDTSSVGSEDKVFKKIAEGFEKLHPKVDVKYVNVPFGDAQNKFKNAAQAGDGAPDVIRSEVAWTPDFANLGYLAPLDGTPALRDQDDFLKQAVASTKYDGKTYAVPQVIDSMGIFYNKAMFAKAGVKVPTTVDELKTASAAIKKKTGKTGLYLRGDDAYYFLSFLYGEGGDLVDAGSKSVKIDDPEAVKAFTVVKDLVDSGAAKTDATDGWENMMQSFKSGDVAMMINGPWAVADTLTGDQFKDSSNLGIATVPAGSVAQGAPQGGHNLAVYAGSKNLDASYAFVDYMTSVDAQATAAGELNLLPTRTSAYARKEAVDSEIVNFFKPVVETSVERPWIPEGGSLFAPLVTQYTEVLTGQTTPEKAAAASGDAYRKLLKGWK; from the coding sequence ATGCGACGTGGCATAACGGCCACCGTCCTGGTCGCGGCCCTGGCGCTCGCGGCGACCGCGTGCGGCAGCGACGACAAGTCCGGCAGCAGCAGCAAGAGCTCGGGCGAGCTCTCCGGCACCGTCACCTGGTGGGACACCTCCAGCGTCGGCAGCGAGGACAAGGTCTTCAAGAAGATCGCCGAGGGCTTCGAGAAGCTGCACCCCAAGGTCGACGTCAAGTACGTCAACGTGCCCTTCGGTGACGCGCAGAACAAGTTCAAGAACGCGGCCCAGGCCGGCGACGGCGCCCCCGACGTGATCCGCTCCGAGGTCGCCTGGACCCCGGACTTCGCGAACCTCGGCTACCTCGCCCCGCTGGACGGCACCCCGGCCCTCAGGGACCAGGACGACTTCCTCAAGCAGGCCGTCGCGTCGACCAAGTACGACGGCAAGACCTATGCCGTGCCGCAGGTCATCGACTCCATGGGCATCTTCTACAACAAGGCCATGTTCGCGAAGGCCGGTGTCAAGGTCCCGACCACGGTCGACGAGCTGAAGACCGCCTCCGCCGCCATCAAGAAGAAGACCGGCAAGACCGGCCTCTACCTCCGTGGCGACGACGCGTACTACTTCCTCTCCTTCCTCTACGGCGAGGGCGGCGACCTGGTCGACGCCGGCAGCAAGAGCGTCAAGATCGACGACCCCGAGGCCGTCAAGGCGTTCACGGTCGTCAAGGACCTGGTCGACTCCGGTGCCGCGAAGACGGACGCCACGGACGGCTGGGAGAACATGATGCAGTCGTTCAAGTCCGGCGACGTCGCCATGATGATCAACGGCCCGTGGGCCGTGGCCGACACGCTGACCGGCGACCAGTTCAAGGACTCCTCCAACCTCGGCATCGCCACCGTCCCGGCGGGCTCCGTCGCCCAGGGCGCGCCGCAGGGCGGCCACAACCTCGCGGTGTACGCGGGCTCGAAGAACCTCGACGCCTCCTACGCCTTCGTCGACTACATGACCTCGGTCGACGCCCAGGCCACCGCCGCCGGCGAGCTGAACCTGCTCCCGACCCGCACCTCGGCGTACGCCCGCAAGGAAGCCGTCGACAGCGAGATCGTGAACTTCTTCAAGCCGGTCGTCGAGACCTCGGTCGAGCGCCCGTGGATCCCCGAGGGCGGCAGCCTCTTCGCCCCGCTGGTGACCCAGTACACCGAGGTCCTCACCGGCCAGACCACCCCGGAGAAGGCCGCCGCGGCGAGCGGCGACGCCTACCGCAAGCTCCTCAAGGGCTGGAAGTAA
- a CDS encoding LacI family DNA-binding transcriptional regulator, with translation MTARLADIATQAGVSEATVSRVLNGKPGVAAATRESVLAALDVLGYERPVRLRRRSAGLVGLITPELENPIFPALAQVIGQALTRQGYTPVLATQTPGGSTEDELTEMLVDRGVSGIIFVSGLHADTSADMGRYEQLRAQGVPFVLVNGFSSKVQAPFISPDDRAAMRLAVTHLVSLGHTRIGLAVGPKRFVPVLRKIEGFHATMREQLGLSEEQVEELVQHSLYTLEGGQAAATALMERGCTAVVCASDMMALGAIRAARRLTRQVPRDLSVVGYDDSPLIAFTDPPLTTIRQPVTAMGQAAVRTLLEEIGGTPAPHSEFVFMPELVVRGSTAAGPGPA, from the coding sequence ATGACCGCACGGCTTGCCGATATCGCAACTCAGGCGGGGGTCAGCGAAGCGACGGTCAGCCGGGTCCTGAACGGCAAACCCGGTGTAGCGGCGGCCACCCGTGAATCCGTCCTCGCGGCACTCGACGTCCTCGGGTACGAGCGCCCCGTCCGGCTGCGCCGGCGCAGCGCCGGGCTGGTCGGTCTGATCACGCCGGAGCTGGAGAACCCGATCTTCCCGGCGCTGGCCCAGGTGATCGGCCAGGCCCTGACCCGCCAGGGGTACACGCCGGTGCTGGCGACCCAGACCCCCGGCGGCTCCACCGAGGACGAGCTCACCGAGATGCTCGTCGACCGGGGTGTCTCCGGCATCATCTTCGTCTCCGGGCTGCACGCGGACACCTCGGCCGACATGGGGCGTTACGAGCAGTTGCGGGCGCAGGGCGTTCCGTTCGTGCTCGTCAACGGGTTCTCCTCGAAGGTCCAGGCGCCGTTCATCTCGCCGGACGACCGGGCGGCGATGCGGCTGGCGGTGACGCACCTGGTGTCGCTCGGCCACACCCGGATCGGCCTCGCGGTCGGCCCCAAGCGCTTCGTGCCGGTGCTCCGCAAGATCGAGGGCTTCCACGCGACGATGCGGGAGCAGCTCGGTCTGAGCGAGGAGCAGGTCGAGGAGCTGGTGCAGCACTCCCTGTACACCCTGGAGGGCGGTCAGGCGGCGGCCACGGCGCTGATGGAGCGCGGCTGCACCGCGGTCGTCTGCGCGAGCGACATGATGGCACTGGGCGCGATCCGGGCGGCCCGCCGCCTGACGCGGCAGGTGCCGCGCGACCTCTCGGTGGTCGGGTACGACGATTCGCCGCTCATAGCCTTCACGGACCCGCCACTGACCACCATCCGGCAGCCGGTGACCGCCATGGGCCAGGCCGCCGTGCGGACGTTGCTGGAGGAGATCGGCGGTACGCCCGCCCCGCACAGCGAGTTCGTCTTCATGCCCGAGCTCGTCGTCCGCGGTTCGACCGCGGCGGGGCCGGGCCCCGCCTGA
- a CDS encoding phosphatase PAP2 family protein yields MGDSQVSTQEGPSVACPSPTKNKTDSTDANGRKGLTARLRTTRSPRRPRLWFEILLIGVSYWLYSLVRNAVPEQRTAALRNADRVWSFENSLGAGFEHSVNHAVNSVTWLIVSMNYYYATLHFIVTIAVLVWLFRRHPGRYAATRLVLFATTGVALLGYYLVPLAPPRLMNGGSFVDTVLVHHTWGSMASGNLKNMSNQYAAMPSMHIGWSLWCGLTIFALASVPWVRVLGLLYPVVTLTVIVATANHFWLDAVGGVVCLSFGFAVATLVYGVLPYRLPRRVEPPRTPLRTRLVGLGTARGAGAVSRAARWSSYRAGNTGTAAPGPGPSAASTVPEASPRSGS; encoded by the coding sequence ATGGGTGATTCTCAGGTGAGTACACAGGAAGGCCCGTCGGTGGCCTGTCCGTCACCCACCAAGAACAAGACGGACAGCACGGACGCAAACGGCAGGAAAGGCCTGACGGCGCGGCTGCGGACGACGCGGTCACCGCGCCGGCCACGCCTGTGGTTCGAAATCCTTCTGATCGGGGTCAGTTACTGGCTCTACTCGCTGGTGCGCAACGCCGTCCCGGAACAGCGGACGGCGGCACTGCGGAACGCCGACCGGGTCTGGTCCTTCGAGAACTCGCTCGGCGCGGGCTTCGAACACAGCGTCAACCACGCGGTGAACTCGGTGACATGGCTCATCGTGTCGATGAACTACTACTACGCGACCCTGCACTTCATCGTGACGATCGCGGTACTGGTGTGGCTGTTCCGCCGTCATCCGGGCCGTTACGCGGCGACCAGACTGGTCCTCTTCGCGACCACGGGCGTCGCGCTGCTCGGCTACTACCTGGTGCCCCTGGCGCCACCGCGCCTCATGAACGGCGGCTCCTTCGTCGACACGGTGCTGGTGCACCACACCTGGGGCTCGATGGCCTCGGGCAACCTCAAGAACATGTCGAACCAGTACGCGGCGATGCCGTCGATGCACATCGGCTGGTCGCTCTGGTGCGGGCTGACGATCTTCGCCCTCGCCTCGGTGCCGTGGGTCCGCGTGCTGGGGCTTCTCTACCCGGTCGTCACCCTCACGGTGATCGTGGCGACCGCCAACCACTTCTGGCTGGACGCGGTGGGCGGCGTGGTCTGCCTGAGCTTCGGTTTCGCCGTCGCGACCCTCGTGTACGGCGTGCTGCCGTACCGCCTGCCGCGCCGGGTCGAGCCGCCCCGGACGCCCTTGCGGACCCGGCTCGTCGGGCTCGGTACGGCCCGGGGCGCGGGTGCGGTGAGCCGGGCCGCGCGGTGGTCCTCCTACCGCGCCGGGAACACCGGCACCGCAGCGCCCGGGCCCGGGCCTTCGGCCGCCTCCACCGTGCCCGAGGCCTCCCCCCGCTCGGGCTCGTGA